The Daucus carota subsp. sativus chromosome 9, DH1 v3.0, whole genome shotgun sequence genome window below encodes:
- the LOC135149466 gene encoding E3 ubiquitin-protein ligase UPL5-like → MSLINSCKPKFENDATDGSISSQPSKSNPTIQFFVKLFSEMETLVIRADVNDTIEHVLDLIQSKSGIPLNGQPLIYKSKQLYPEQTLGQCCVENDAVLQVVGVMPSTRHVRAQQTSDEIVSLIWRLCKRNPGNKSWDSEARYLIRRNLTDYFTDLLSSDNDMAIGDLQVFSYSGAPAALAMLYMSPDHMIFGDELIRQLVWVIAFMPPYSFQQCVPILLEICKPLRGMPYYGENVIFDTCRTCLSSMVACIEIEAASDGGSVTLKDMLTFVREAVDKIILTMDGGIQPDTSMSPSLSLMTEELLHFQSFLIPLKRFIPEELLHGGYCYTKASQGEPYILTYTEDFNFMLKIFFRLLKKMDDCLEELEKLLPTESENLGCNQYVQIIIELNDVSKHFPALSEQFWKTLKKRKLSFCYLIIKYATRDDDYSWILEHKEVTDSECRRHLAMMLLPQVSDDDDYLILEMLIYRSRLLEDSFEYIAHAEADTLRAGLTVEFKDEEATGPGVLREWFVLVCEAIFDPRNALFVTCPNDGRRFFPNPASKVDPLLLEYFKFAGRVITLALMYNVQVGIAFDRVFLLQLAGSNVSLEDIRDADPILYSSCKRILEMDPEEVDEDSLDLTFIVETDKLGCRNIVELYPDGKNIAVNSSNRDKYVSRLVQHHFVDSVKDQVAQFAQGIDDIISSGRLRKSFFQFLELEDFDKLLYGSEKALSVEDWKSHTDYNGYEETDPQISWFWETVASMSAGQRKALLFFWTSLKNLPVEGFGGLTSRLYIYKVSESCNRLPTSQTCFYQLCFPPYQSLKVMQDRLSLITQDHVGCSFGTS, encoded by the exons ATGTCGCTCATCAATTCCTGCAAACCCAAATTTGAAAATGATGCCACTGACGGCTCCATTTCTTCTCAGCCGTCGAAATCGAACCCTACCATACAGTTCTTCGTAAAATTGTTTTCTGAAATGGAAACATTAGTTATCCGAGCTGATGTTAACGACACGATTGAGCAcgttcttgatttgatccaatCGAAATCTGGAATTCCATTGAACGGGCAGCCGTTAATCTATAAGAGCAAGCAGCTTTACCCGGAGCAAACCCTAGGGCAATGTTGTGTCGAAAATGATGCTGTTTTACAGGTGGTTGGAGTCATGCCGAGTACTCGTCATGTGAGAGCTCAACAAACATCTGATGAGATTGTTTCATTGATTTGGAGATTGTGTAAACGGAATCCGGGGAATAAATCTTGGGACAGTGAAGCACGTTACCTGATTCGAAGAAACCTGACTGATTATTTCACGGATTTGCTGTCGAGTGATAATGATATGGCTATAGGGGATCTGCAGGTATTCTCGTATTCTGGTGCACCAGCTGCGTTAGCAATGTTATATATGTCTCCGGATCATATGATATTTGGTGATGAGTTGATACGACAGTTGGTTTGGGTCATTGCGTTTATGCCTCCATATTCCTTCCAACAATGTGTCCCTATTTTGCTTGAGATTTGCAAGCCGTTGCGTGGGATGCCATATTATGGTGAAAATGTTATCTTTGACACATGCCGAACTTGTCTTAGTTCTATGGTAGCTTGTATCGAAATTGAGGCAGCATCGGATGGAGGTTCCGTTACTTTAAAAGATATGCTAACATTTGTTAGAGAGGCTGTTGATAAGATAATTCTTACAATGGATGGTGGTATACAACCAGATACAAGTATGAGTCCCTCGCTTTCTTTAATGACGGAAGAGCTTCTCCATTTTCAAAGCTTTCTGATTCCTTTAAAAAGGTTTATACCAGAGGAGCTATTACATGGCGGTTATTGTTACACAAAGGCCTCCCAAGGTGAACCTTATATTTTAACATACACGGAAGATTTTAATTTCATGCTTAAGATTTTCTTTAGGCTGTTGAAGAAGATGGATGATTGTCTTGAAGAATTGGAGAAGTTGTTGCCCACAGAGAGTGAAAATCTTGGGTGCAACCAGTATGTTCAGATCATAATTGAACTGAATGACGTGTCAAAGCACTTTCCAGCCCTATCTGAACAATTTTGGAAAACCTTAAAGAAGAGGAAGCTTTCTTTCtgctatttaattattaaatatgctACGAGGGATGATGATTATAGTTGGATTTTGGAGCATAAGGAGGTGACTGATTCTGAGTGCAGAAGGCATTTGGCAATGATGTTACTTCCACAAGTTAGTGATGACGATGACTACCTGATCCTAGAGATGCTTATCTATAGATCACGATTGTTGGAGGATTCATTTGAGTACATTGCACACGCTGAGGCTGATACACTTCGAGCTGGTTTAACTGTGGAGTTTAAAGATGAGGAAGCTACTGGCCCCGGTGTACTGAGGGAATGGTTTGTCTTAGTTTGTGAAGCCATCTTTGATCCTCGAAATGCCCTCTTCGTAACTTGTCCAAATGATGGCAGAAGGTTTTTTCCTAATCCAG CGTCGAAGGTGGATCCATTGCTCCTAGAATACTTCAAGTTTGCTGGACGAGTAATTACATTGGCCTTGATGTACAATGTTCAGGTTGGCATTGCCTTTGATAGAGTATTTCTTCTACAATTGGCCGGAAGCAATGTTTCTCTGGAAGATATACGGGATGCAGATCCAATCTTGTACAGTAGTTGCAAGAGAATACTGGAGATGGATCCTGAGGAAGTTGATGAAGATTCTCTAGATTTAACATTTATTGTAGAAACCGACAAGCTAGGATGCAGGAATATCGTGGAGCTCTACCCGGATGGAAAAAATATTGCCGTGAATAGTTCAAATAGAGACAAGTATGTTTCTAGGCTTGTTCAACATCATTTTGTTGATTCTGTTAAGGATCAGGTGGCTCAGTTTGCTCAGGGCATTGATGATATCATAAGTTCGGGGAGGCTTAGGAAATCATTTTTCCAATTCTTAGAACTAGAAGATTTTGACAAGCTGCTGTATGGCAGTGAAAAAGCTCTAAGTGTTGAAGATTGGAAGTCTCACACTGACTACAATGGCTACGAGGAGACTGATCCTCAGATATCCTGGTTCTGGGAG ACTGTGGCCAGTATGTCAGCAGGGCAGAGAAAAGCTCTCCTATTCTTTTGGACGTCACTGAAGAATTTACCTGTAGAAGGTTTCGGTGGCTTAACCTCCCGGCTATACATTTACAAGGTGAGCGAGAGCTGCAATCGCCTTCCAACTTCTCAGACTTGCTTCTATCAGTTGTGTTTTCCTCCTTACCAATCGTTGAAAGTCATGCAAGATCGTCTAAGTCTCATCACCCAGGATCATGTTGGCTGCAGCTTTGGGACCTCATGA
- the LOC108201675 gene encoding E3 ubiquitin-protein ligase UPL5 yields the protein MSLIDSCKHKLDAYTRVDDGVSSSSAVTMRSDVINSVSGARSAACSAESSKSHSSLQFLVRLFSGMNTLVIRADVNDTIGYVLDLIQSKARIPSNVQMLIYKSKQIYPEQTLGECCVENDAVLQLVGVMRSTRLVKAQQLVDEIVSLIWRLCKRNSGNEAWDREARRVIRRNLSDYFGDFLPKDNDNYFGHYLQVFCCSHVPASLAMLYMSPQNMIFGNELIQELITLISLLPRHLSLQCIPIYLEICKALRGMPYYRNDAMFNTCRRCLSDMVKCTEMKTAPNGAGYAYLVNFIRDMQTFVAEAADEIVHSMDAGIEPDTRMSPSHPLLTEVVYLKNFLMPIETFITEELFFEFRYRKVSQDGPYQEFSIMFETFFRLLNKMDYCLEELEKLLPTKSENLGCYQYVAIIMELNNMSKHFPDLAKQFWTTLRNRKLSFSYLIIKYASREDDYEWISVHKEVTNFECRRHLAMMLLARVSGEDNNLIQEIMLIDRSRLLEDSFEYIAHSEAETLRASLDLQFKDEEATGPGVLREWFVLVCQAIFDPRNALFVACPNDRRRFFPNSVSRVDPLHLEYFKFAGRVIALALIRKVQVGIVFDRVFFQQLAGKRVSVDDIRDTDPVFYSSCKRILEMDPDEVDQDALALTFIVEADNFGSKNIVELLPDGKNISVNSKNRVNYVARLVQHHFVDSVKDQVAQFTQGFDDIMNSDRLRESFFQCLELEDFDWMLYGSERPLCVEDWKSHTDYNGYEETDPQISWFWETVASMSAGQRKALLFFWTSLKNLPVEGFGGLTSRLYIYKVNETCNRLPTSQTCFYRLCFPPYQSLEVMQDRLSLVTQEHVACSFGTA from the exons ATGTCTCTAATCGATTCCTGCAAACACAAATTGGACGCTTATACCCGTGTCGATGATGGTGTGAGTTCCTCTTCCGCCGTTACAATGAGATCTGACGTTATCAACTCCGTCTCCGGTGCTCGATCAGCAGCGTGTTCGGCTGAGTCATCGAAATCGCACTCTAGCCTACAGTTCCTTGTAAGATTGTTTTCTGGAATGAACACATTAGTTATTCGAGCGGATGTTAACGATACGATTGGGTACGTTCTTGATTTGATACAATCGAAAGCTAGAATTCCATCGAACGTGCAGATGTTAATTTATAAGAGCAAGCAGATTTACCCGGAGCAAACCCTGGGGGAATGTTGTGTAGAAAATGATGCTGTGCTACAGTTGGTTGGAGTCATGCGGAGTACTCGTCTTGTCAAAGCTCAACAGTTAGTTGATGAGATTGTTTCATTGATTTGGAGATTGTGTAAAAGAAATTCGGGGAATGAAGCTTGGGATAGAGAAGCACGTCGCGTGATTAGAAGAAACTTATCTGATTATTTCGGAGATTTTCTGCCGAAGGATAATGATAATTATTTCGGTCATTATCTGCAGGTATTTTGTTGTTCTCATGTACCAGCTTCTTTAGCAATGTTATATATGTCTCCTCAAAATATGATATTTGGCAATGAGTTGATTCAAGAATTGATTACGTTAATTTCTTTACTGCCTCGACATCTCTCCCTACAATGTATACCAATATATTTAGAGATTTGCAAGGCGTTGCGTGGGATGCCATATTACCGCAACGATGCTATGTTTAACACGTGCCGAAGATGTCTTAGTGACATGGTCAAATGTACCGAGATGAAGACTGCACCGAATGGAGCTGGCTATGCTTATCTTGTTAATTTTATAAGAGACATGCAAACTTTTGTTGCAGAGGCTGCCGATGAGATAGTTCATTCTATGGATGCTGGTATAGAACCGGATACAAGGATGAGTCCCTCACATCCTTTATTGACTGAGGTTGTCTATCTCAAAAACTTTCTGATGCCTATAGAAACATTTATTACAGAGGAGCTATTCTTTGAGTTTCGATACAGAAAGGTATCTCAGGATGGTCCTTATCAAGAATTTAGTATCATGTTTGAGACTTTCTTTAGGCTGCTGAACAAGATGGATTATTGTCTTGAAGAACTGGAGAAGTTATTGCCGACTAAGAGTGAAAATCTTGGGTGCTACCAGTATGTTGCAATCATAATGGAGCTGAATAATATGTCTAAGCACTTCCCAGACTTAGCAAAACAGTTTTGGACAACTTTGAGGAATAGGAAGCTTTCTTTCagctatttaattattaaatatgctAGCAGGGAGGATGATTATGAATGGATTTCGGTGCATAAAGAGGTGACAAATTTTGAGTGCAGAAGGCATTTGGCAATGATGTTACTTGCACGAGTTAGTGGTGAGGATAACAATCTGATCCAAGAGATCATGCTTATTGACAGATCACGATTGTTGGAGGACTCTTTTGAATACATTGCACACTCTGAGGCTGAAACACTTCGAGCTAGTTTAGATTTGCAGTTTAAAGATGAGGAAGCTACTGGCCCTGGTGTTCTGAGGGAGTGGTTTGTCTTAGTTTGTCAAGCCATATTTGACCCTCGAAATGCCCTCTTTGTAGCTTGTCCAAATGATCGTAGAAGGTTTTTTCCGAATTCAG TGTCTAGGGTGGATCCATTGCACCTAGAATACTTCAAGTTTGCTGGAAGAGTAATTGCATTGGCCTTAATTCGCAAAGTTCAGGTTGGCATTGTCTTTGATAGAGTATTTTTTCAACAACTGGCCGGAAAGAGAGTTTCTGTGGACGACATACGGGATACAGATCCAGTCTTCTACAGTAGTTGCAAGCGAATTTTGGAAATGGATCCAGATGAAGTTGATCAAGATGCTCTAGCTTTAACTTTTATTGTCGAAGCAGACAACTTTGGATCCAAAAATATTGTGGAGCTCTTGCCTGATGGAAAAAATATTTCCGTGAATAGTAAAAATAGAGTAAACTATGTTGCTCGGCTTGTTCAACATCACTTTGTTGATTCTGTTAAGGATCAGGTAGCTCAGTTTACTCAAGGGTTTGACGATATCATGAATTCGGACAGGCTCCGGGAATCATTTTTCCAATGCTTAGAActtgaagattttgattggaTGCTGTATGGCAGTGAAAGACCTCTATGTGTTGAGGATTGGAAGTCTCACACTGATTACAATGGCTATGAGGAAACTGATCCTCAGATATCTTGGTTCTGGGAG ACTGTGGCGAGTATGTCAGCAGGGCAGAGAAAAGCTCTCCTATTCTTTTGGACGTCGCTGAAGAATCTACCTGTAGAAGGTTTTGGTGGCTTAACCTCCAGGCTATACATTTACAAGGTGAACGAGACGTGCAATCGCCTTCCAACTTCTCAGACGTGCTTCTATCGGTTGTGTTTTCCTCCTTACCAGTCCTTGGAAGTCATGCAAGATCGTCTAAGCCTCGTTACCCAGGAGCATGTTGCCTGCAGCTTTGGGACTGCTTGA
- the LOC135149745 gene encoding uncharacterized protein LOC135149745, with the protein MQSQLVETLCHLEKYFPPSLFDVMFHLSVHLVREVELCGPIFLRWMYPFERYMKTFKGYIRNRARAEGCIAEAYIAEEAVECLVNHEEATVGIPKNGRHRNDVVCRPLSGASVITPSDNDLHLAHLCVLQNTASVRPYFNEHMCFLMTKYPENENNEMWLKNKQNETFPEWFKEKIASNFLDEMEISQEIRWIADGPNKDVPTFNGYKMDGITFSTKDRDDTRNVQCSGVCVQADTMVVQGKDQIVEHASPTFYGVIIGIWELDYNNFRIPIFRCNWIDMNRGTKVDDLGYTLVNLNRLGFFNDPFVLAKHVKQVCYIDDPLDKLWSVVLKLPEKNYHEDNDEENEGSVEVELENEFFIPNLPDVDLDEATTSYMRDVDELIQLL; encoded by the exons ATGCAATCCCAGCTGGTGGAAACTTTGTGCCACCTTGAAAAGTACTTCCCCCCTTCCTTGTTTGATGTGATGTTTCATCTCTCGGTCCATCTTGTACGAGAAGTAGAGCTTTGTGGACCAATTTTTTTGAGGTGGATGTATCCATTTGAGAGATATATGAAGACATTTAAAGGGTATATAAGAAATCGGGCTCGCGCAGAAGGTTGCATAGCTGAGGCCTATATTGCAGAAGAAGCTGTTGAGTGTTTGGTGAACCATGAGGAGGCTACTGTTGGGATACCAAAAAATGGCAGGCATAGGAATGATGTTGTTTGTAGGCCATTATCTGGTGCATCAGTTATAACTCCGAGCGACAATGATTTGCATTTAGCCCATTTATGTGTTTTACAAAATACGGCTTCGGTTAGGCCATATTTTAA TGAACACATGTGTTTTTTGATGACCAAATATCcggaaaatgaaaataatgaaatgTGGCTAAAGAATAAGCAAAATGAGACATTCCCAGAATGGTTCAAAGAAAAG ATTGCTTCAAATTTTCTCGACGAAATGGAGATATCACAAGAAATCAGATGGATCGCAGATGGGCCCAATAAGGATGTCCCTACATTCAATGGTTACAAAATGGATGGGATTACCTTTAGCACCAAAGATCGTGATGATACACGTAATGTTCAGTGCAGTGGCGTGTGTGTTCAAGCCGATACCATGGTTGTGCAGGGGAAGGATCAAATTGTTGAGCATGCCTCGCCTACATTTTATGGAGTGATAATAGGTATATGGGAGTTAGACTATAACAACTTTAGGATCCCTATTTTTCGTTGTAATTGGATTGATATGAATAGAGGGACTAAGGTAGATGACTTGGGTTATACTTTGGTTAATTTGAATAGGTTGGGGTTTTTTAATGATCCATTTGTGTTAGCAAAACACGTTAAACAAGTATGTTACATAGATGATCCTCTTGATAAATTATGGTCCGTGGTGTTGAAATTACCCGAGAAAAACTATCATGAGGACaatgatgaagaaaatgaggGATCCGTGGAAGTAGAACTTGAGAATGAGTTCTTTATACCAAATTTGCCGGATGTTGATTTAGACGAGGCAACAACTAGTTATATGCGAGACGTAGATGAACTAATTCAACTTTTATga
- the LOC135149464 gene encoding E3 ubiquitin-protein ligase UPL5-like: protein MSLIDSCKHKLDAYTRVDDGVSSSSAVTMRSDVINSVSGARSAACSAESSKSHSSLQFLVRLFSGMNTLVIRADVNDTIGYVLDLIQSKAGIPSNVQMLIYKSKQIYPEQTLGECCVENDAVLQLVGVMRSTRLVKAQQLVDEIVSLIWRLCKRNSGNEAWDREARRVIRRNLSDYFGDFLPKDNDNYFGHYLQVFCCSHVPASLAMLYMSPQNMIFGNELIQELITLISLLPRHLSLQCIPMYLEICKALRGMPYYRNDAMFNTCRRCLSDMVKCTKMKTAPNGAGYAYLVNFIKDMQTFVAEAADEIVHSMDAGIEPDTRMSPSHPLLTEVVYLKNFLMPVETFITEELFFEFRYRKVSQDGPYQEFSIMVETFFRLLNKMDSCLEELEKLLPTKSENLGCYQYVAIIMELNNMSKHFPDLAKQFWTTLRNRKLSFCYLIIKYASKEDDYEWISVHKEVTNFECRRHLAMMLLARVSDEDNNLIQEIMLIDRSRLLEDSFEYIAHSEAETLRASLDLQFKDEEATGPGVQREWFVLVCQAIFDPRNALFVACPNDRRRFFPNSVSRVDPLHLEYFKFAGRVIALALIRKVQVGIVFDRVFFQQLAGKKVSVEDIRDTDPVFYSSCKRILEMDPDEVDQDALALTFIVEADNFGSKNIVELLPDGKNISVNSKNRVNYVARLVQYHFVDSVKDQVAQFTQGFDDIMNSDRLRESFFQCLELEDFDWMLYGSERPLCVEDWKSHTDYNGYEETDPQISWFWETVASMSAGQRKALLFFWTSLKNLPVEGFGGLTSRLCIYKVNETCNRLPTSQTCFYRLCFPPYQSLEVMQDRLSLVTQEHVACSFGTA from the exons ATGTCTTTAATCGATTCCTGCAAACACAAATTGGATGCTTATACCCGTGTCGATGATGGTGTGAGTTCCTCTTCCGCCGTTACAATGAGATCTGACGTTATCAACTCCGTCTCCGGTGCTCGATCAGCAGCGTGTTCGGCTGAGTCATCGAAATCGCACTCTAGCCTACAGTTCCTTGTAAGATTGTTTTCTGGAATGAACACATTAGTTATTCGAGCGGATGTTAACGATACGATTGGGTACGTTCTTGATTTGATACAATCGAAAGCTGGAATTCCATCGAACGTGCAGATGTTAATTTATAAGAGCAAGCAGATTTACCCGGAGCAAACCCTGGGGGAATGTTGTGTAGAAAATGATGCTGTGCTACAGTTGGTTGGAGTCATGCGGAGTACTCGTCTTGTCAAAGCTCAACAGTTAGTTGATGAGATTGTTTCATTGATTTGGAGATTGTGTAAAAGAAATTCGGGGAATGAAGCTTGGGATAGAGAAGCACGTCGCGTGATTAGAAGAAACTTATCTGATTATTTCGGAGATTTTCTGCCGAAGGATAATGATAATTATTTCGGTCATTATCTGCAGGTATTTTGTTGTTCTCATGTACCAGCTTCTTTAGCAATGTTATATATGTCTCCTCAAAATATGATATTTGGCAATGAGTTGATTCAAGAGTTGATTACGTTAATTTCTTTACTGCCTCGACATCTCTCCCTACAATGTATACCAATGTATTTAGAGATTTGCAAGGCGTTGCGTGGGATGCCATATTACCGCAACGATGCTATGTTTAACACGTGCCGAAGATGTCTTAGTGACATGGTCAAATGTACCAAGATGAAGACTGCACCGAATGGAGCTGGCTATGCTTATcttgttaattttataaaagacatgCAAACTTTTGTTGCAGAGGCTGCCGATGAGATAGTTCATTCTATGGATGCTGGTATAGAACCGGATACAAGGATGAGTCCCTCACATCCTTTATTGACTGAGGTTGTCTATCTCAAAAACTTTCTGATGCCTGTAGAAACATTTATTACAGAGGAGCTATTCTTTGAGTTTCGATACAGAAAGGTATCTCAGGATGGTCCTTATCAAGAATTTAGTATCATGGTTGAGACTTTCTTTAGGCTGCTGAACAAGATGGATTCATGTCTTGAAGAACTGGAGAAGTTATTGCCGACTAAGAGTGAAAATCTTGGGTGCTACCAGTATGTTGCAATCATAATGGAGCTGAATAATATGTCTAAGCACTTCCCAGACTTAGCAAAACAGTTTTGGACAACTTTGAGGAATAGGAAGCTTTCTTTCtgctatttaattattaaatatgctAGCAAGGAGGATGATTATGAATGGATTTCGGTGCATAAAGAGGTGACAAATTTTGAGTGCAGAAGGCATTTGGCAATGATGTTACTTGCACGAGTTAGTGATGAGGATAACAACCTGATCCAAGAGATCATGCTAATTGACAGATCACGATTGTTGGAGGACTCTTTTGAATACATTGCACACTCCGAGGCTGAAACACTTCGAGCTAGTTTAGATTTGCAGTTTAAAGATGAGGAAGCTACTGGCCCTGGTGTTCAGAGGGAGTGGTTTGTCTTAGTTTGTCAAGCCATATTTGACCCTCGAAATGCCCTCTTTGTAGCTTGTCCAAATGATCGTAGAAGGTTTTTTCCGAATTCAG TGTCTAGGGTGGATCCATTGCACCTAGAATACTTCAAGTTTGCTGGAAGAGTAATTGCATTGGCCTTAATTCGCAAAGTTCAGGTTGGCATTGTCTTTGATAGAGTATTTTTTCAACAACTGGCCGGAAAGAAAGTTTCTGTGGAAGACATACGGGATACAGATCCAGTCTTCTACAGTAGTTGCAAGCGAATTTTGGAAATGGATCCAGATGAAGTTGATCAAGATGCTCTAGCTTTAACTTTTATTGTCGAAGCAGACAACTTTGGATCCAAAAATATTGTGGAGCTCTTGCCTGATGGAAAAAATATTTCCGTGAATAGTAAAAATAGAGTAAACTATGTTGCTCGGCTTGTTCAATATCACTTTGTTGATTCTGTTAAGGATCAGGTAGCTCAGTTTACTCAAGGGTTTGACGATATCATGAATTCGGACAGGCTCCGGGAATCATTTTTCCAATGCTTAGAActtgaagattttgattggaTGCTGTATGGCAGTGAAAGACCTCTATGTGTTGAGGATTGGAAGTCTCACACTGATTACAATGGCTATGAGGAAACTGATCCTCAGATATCTTGGTTCTGGGAG ACTGTGGCGAGTATGTCAGCAGGGCAGAGAAAAGCTCTACTATTCTTTTGGACGTCGCTGAAGAATCTACCTGTAGAAGGTTTTGGTGGCTTAACTTCCAGGCTATGCATTTACAAGGTGAACGAGACGTGCAATCGCCTTCCAACTTCTCAGACGTGCTTCTATCGGTTGTGCTTTCCTCCTTACCAATCGTTGGAAGTCATGCAAGATCGTCTCAGCCTCGTTACCCAGGAGCATGTTGCCTGCAGCTTTGGGACTGCTTGA